A single window of Salvia splendens isolate huo1 chromosome 6, SspV2, whole genome shotgun sequence DNA harbors:
- the LOC121808605 gene encoding endoglucanase 25-like, with the protein MYGRDPWGGPLEIAADSATDDDRSRNLQDYDRAALSRPLDETQQSWLLGPGEQKKKKYVDLGCIIVSRKIFVWTVGTILAAGLLAGFITLIVKTVPRHHHKPPPPDNYTLALNKALMFFNAQRSGKLPKHNNVSWRGNSCVNDGESDSSTLFKDLSGGYYDAGDAIKFNFPQAFAMTMLSWSVIEYKGKFEAAGELNHVKDIIKWGTDYFLKTFNHTADTIDRIVSQVGQGDTTGGTENDHYCWMQPEDIDYKRPVTECHSCSDLAAEMAASLASASIVFKDNKAYSQKLIHGAKTLFKFSRDQRGRYSNGNEAEMFYNSTGYYDEYVWGAAWLYYATGNNSYLQLATTPGIAKHAGAFWGGPYYGVLNWDNKLAGAQVLLSRLRLFLSPGYPYEEILKTFHNQTSIFMCSFLPYYTSFNRTRGGLIQLNHGNPQPLQYAVNAAFLTTLFSDYMEAADTPGWYCGPRFFSTKVLREFAETQINYILGKNPRKMSYVVGFGNHYPKHVHHRGASIPKNKVKYNCKGGWKWRDSKKPNPNVLVGAMVAGPDKHDGFRDVRSNYNYTEPTLAGNAGLVAALVALSGEKSVGIDKNTIFSAVPPMFPTPPPPPAPWKP; encoded by the exons ATGTACGGCAGGGATCCATGGGGAGGGCCTCTGGAGATAGCGGCGGATTCCGCCACCGACGACGACCGCAGCCGGAACTTGCAGGATTACGACAGGGCGGCGCTGTCGCGGCCGCTCGACGAGACGCAGCAGAGCTGGCTGCTGGGCCCCGGCgagcagaagaagaagaagtacGTGGATCTCGGCTGCATTATCGTTAGTAGGAAGATCTTTGTGTGGACTGTGGGGACCATTTTGGCAGCTGGATTACTGGCTGGATTCATCACCTTGATCGTTAAGACGGTGCCGCGCCACCACCACAAACCGCCGCCGCCGGATAATTACACGCTCGCTCTCAACAAGGCCCTCATGTTCTTCAATGCTCAGCGTT CTGGAAAACTACCAAAGCACAATAACGTATCGTGGAGGGGAAACTCTTGTGTGAATGACGGCGAGTCTGATTCTTCAACTTTGTTTAAAGATCTTTCTGGTGGCTATTATGATGCTGGAGATGCAATTAAGTTCAACTTCCCTCAAGCTTTTGCCATGACAATGCTGAGTTGGAGTGTGATCGAGTACAAGGGAAAATTCGAAGCAGCTGGAGAGCTTAACCATGTAAAAGATATAATCAAGTGGGGAACTGATTATTTTCTCAAGACTTTTAATCACACTGCGGATACTATAGACAGAATCGTGTCACAG GTTGGACAAGGGGATACAACAGGAGGGACGGAGAATGATCACTATTGTTGGATGCAGCCAGAGGACATTGATTATAAGAGACCTGTTACTGAATGTCACAGTTGCTCAGATCTGGCTGCAGAGATGGCTGCTTCTTTGGCTTCTGCATCTATAGTTTTCAAGGACAACAAGGCATACTCGCAGAAGCTCATTCATGGCGCCAAGACTCTTTTTAAGTTTTCCAGGGATCAGCGTGGTAGATATAGCAATGGTAACGAGGCAGAAATGTTCTATAACTCTACAGGTTACTATGATGAGTATGTGTGGGGAGCTGCTTGGCTGTACTATGCCACGGGTAACAATTCGTATCTTCAGCTCGCTACAACTCCTGGTATTGCCAAGCATGCTGGTGCATTTTGGGGAGGCCCCTACTATGGTGTGCTTAATTGGGACAACAAACTTGCCGGTGCCCAA GTGCTTCTCAGTCGTCTAAGGTTATTCCTCAGCCCTGGCTATCCATATGAAGAGATCTTGAAAACATTCCACAACCAGACCAGCATATTCATGTGCTCGTTCCTGCCATATTACACGTCATTTAACAGAACAAGAG GTGGCCTGATCCAGTTGAATCACGGAAACCCTCAGCCTCTTCAATACGCAGTTAATGCAGCTTTCCTCACTACATTGTTCAGTGACTACATGGAAGCTGCCGATACACCTGGCTGGTATTGTGGACCTCGTTTCTTCTCAACAAAAGTCCTCCGTGAATTTGCAGAAACCCAG ATAAATTACATCCTTGGTAAGAATCCCAGAAAGATGAGCTATGTTGTGGGCTTCGGCAATCACTACCCAAAGCATGTGCACCACAGAGGCGCCTCCATTCCGAAGAACAAGGTTAAGTATAACTGCAAGGGAGGATGGAAATGGAGGGACAGTAAGAAGCCGAACCCTAATGTTCTTGTTGGAGCTATGGTTGCTGGTCCTGACAAACACGACGGTTTCCGTGATGTTCGCTCAAACTACAACTACACAGAGCCAACGCTTGCAGGCAATGCCGGCTTAGTTGCAGCCCTTGTTGCTCTATCTGGAGAGAAATCTGTGGGGATTGATAAGAATACGATTTTCTCAGCTGTGCCGCCCATGTTTCCAacgccgccaccaccaccagctCCGTGGAAGCCATAG
- the LOC121809618 gene encoding phenylacetaldehyde reductase-like, whose translation MAAAKAPVCVTGANGFIGSWVVKTLLEHGYSTIHLSIFPASDPSHLFSLPGAAAAALLVHEVDLLDSAAVEKAVEGCAGGGVFHVASPCSLEDPVDPQAELLDPAVKGTLNVLAAANKFGVRRVLLTSSISAMVPNPAWPTATVVDESCWTDLDYCRQRQKWYPVSKTLAEKAAWDFAKENGVDVVAINPATCLGQLLQPGLNASCAVLLQLLQGSKDTQEYHWLGAVHVKDVAKAQLLLFETPKASGRYLCTNGIYQFGDFAQKVASLFPEFPVHRFKGETQPGLAACKDAAKKLIDLGLNFSPVEDAVRETVLSLKAKGLLGQEKPSS comes from the exons ATGGCAGCCGCCAAGGCGCCGGTGTGCGTCACCGGAGCTAACGGCTTCATCGGATCATGGGTGGTCAAAACCCTTCTCGAACACGGCTATTCCACCATCCACCTCTCCATCTTCCCCGCCTCCGACCCTTCCCACCTCTTCTCCCTCCcgggcgccgccgccgccgccctccTCGTGCACGAGGTCGACCTCCTCGACTCCGCCGCTGTCGAGAAGGCCGTGGAGGGCTGCGCCGGAGGCGGAGTCTTCCACGTGGcgtcgccctgctcgctggAGGACCCCGTGGACCCGCAGGCGGAGCTGCTCGATCCCGCCGTCAAGGGCACCCTCAACGTCCTCGCCGCCGCCAACAAGTTCGGGGTGCGGCGCGTGCTCCTCACCTCCTCCATCTCCGCCATGGTGCCTAACCCGGCCTGGCCCACCGCCACCGTTGTTGATGAGTCTTGCTGGACTGATCTTGACTATTGCCGCCAACGCCAG AAATGGTATCCAGTGTCAAAAACTCTGGCCGAGAAAGCTGCATGGGATTTTGCCAAGGAAAATGGTGTGGATGTTGTAGCAATAAATCCTGCTACATGTCTTGGCCAACTATTGCAACCTGGATTGAATGCTAGCTGTGCAGTCTTGCTGCAGCTACTGCAGGGGTCGAAAGATACGCAGGAGTATCACTGGTTGGGCGCTGTGCATGTCAAAGATGTAGCTAAGGCACAATTATTGCTGTTTGAAACTCCTAAGGCTTCGGGTAGATACCTTTGCACCAACGGCATTTATCAATTTGGTGATTTTGCACAGAAAGTTGCAAGCCTCTTTCCTGAATTTCCAGTTCACAG ATTTAAGGGAGAAACGCAACCGGGGCTGGCGGCTTGCAAGGACGCTGCGAAGAAATTGATCGATTTAGGATTAAATTTTAGTCCGGTCGAAGATGCTGTGAGGGAGACAGTGCTGAGTCTTAAAGCAAAAGGCTTGCTGGGGCAGGAAAAGCCATCTTCTTGA